Part of the Flavobacterium sp. KS-LB2 genome is shown below.
TTTATTGAAACGTACAGATAAAAATCTTGTTGTAGCTCGTGATGTTGTTACTGCAACAGCAACACCAGTTTTACAAGGTATTACTAGAGCATCGCTTCAAACGAAATCGTTTATTTCTGCTGCATCTTTCCAAGAAACTACTAAAGTATTGAACGAAGCTGCTGTTGCAGGTAAAATCGATTACTTAGAAGGATTGAAAGAAAATGTAATTGTAGGACATAGAATCCCTGCCGGAACAGGTATGAGAGAATATGACAATACAATTGTGGGGTCAAAAGAAGATTACAACGATATGATGGCTAACAAAGAAGAATATATTTATTAAGATATGAGTAATTCTAATCAACAACAAGAGCAAATTAATATTGAGCTAGATGAAAAAATTGCTGAAGGAATTTATTCCAACTTGGCAATAATAAATCACTCTTCATCAGAGTTTGTTTTAGATTTTGTAAGCATCATGCCTGGTATTCCTAAAGCTAAGGTGAAATCAAGAATCGTCTTGACGCCACAACATGCTAAAAGATTGTTGAAAGCAATTGGAGAAAATATTCACCGTTTTGAAGTCGCTAATGGCGAAATAAAAGACACTGAACAAGCACCCATACCGCTTAATTTTGGTCCAGCAGGACAAGCATAATATTTTAAAAGGCTCCAGAAATGGAGCCTTTTTTTGTTTATAGATTACAATTCTTTTTTTTCAATGTGAAATCCGTTAATGCTACCTTTTAGACTAATTACAAGTTCTTTAAAGGTTTTATTGATATTCCGTTATTTATCGTTTCTTTATTTTTGAATT
Proteins encoded:
- a CDS encoding DUF3467 domain-containing protein — its product is MSNSNQQQEQINIELDEKIAEGIYSNLAIINHSSSEFVLDFVSIMPGIPKAKVKSRIVLTPQHAKRLLKAIGENIHRFEVANGEIKDTEQAPIPLNFGPAGQA